The genome window AAATAAAGCTTGTGGTTGACAATAATCTGACTGAAAATATTGTGGCTGCATTTAAAGATTTTCCTATCACTCTACAACCAGAAGGAAACAAGCAAGAATATTTTATAAAAGCACTAAATATACAAAAATCTCTTGTCAAAAGAAACATAGAAGTCAGAGTAATTCCCCAGATACATAAGATTTTTAATATTGATTAACAGGTGTACAGCAATGAAAGGAATGTTATTTAGTGGAGGAACTGAAAGCACACTTTTGATGAACAAATTGCTCCAGGAAAACAATGATATTTTTGCTATATATATAAGATTTGGATTTGAGTGGGAAGAAGCAGAATTAAATCACGCCTCAAAAATCATTGAGTATTACAAAAAGTATCACACTGATAGAAGTATAAAGTTTCAGGTAATTGATGCCAGAAATGTTGTTCCTGTCAGAAGTTTGGGAAAAGTTAAATCAATTAAAGACAATATTATCCCTTTGAGAAATCTAAATCTGATAACTATAGCAACTAATGTTTTGGTGTATCACAATATTTATACTCTTTCCCTGGGTGCTGTTTATATCCCAGGATATCCAGATTTATCTGAAGAATACTTTAAACTTTTAGAAGAAGTTATAAATAAAGGGTTATTGGAAAATAAATTTAAAATAGAGCTTCCATTTTTTTATCTTTCTAAGGATGAAATATTAAAAAAATATTCCTCAGGAGCACCTATAGACCTGATATTTTCCTGTGCAAACCCTGTAAATGGTAAAATGTGTGGTGAATGTTATAAATGTGTATCCCTAAAAGAAGCAAAGAAAAAAGTTAATATATATGAAAAAAAATAGATTTAAACTTTTTGGATTGATTGCTATTTTTTTAGGAGGAATATTTTTAGCAGGGTCTATCTTATTCTTCAAAAAAAGTAATAAACCCATAATTTTACTTGTGGAAGATTTATCAAGTTCTAAAGATAAAGATTTTCAGATAACAAGAAAAGCCTATAAAGATTTAGAAAGTTTCCTGAGCCAAAAGTTCCCTGATTTTAGATTTAAACATATTCCCATATATAAAGAAGATAAAAAAAATATAAGACCTTTAAAAAATTTCCTTGAAAAGAATAAAGATAAAATCGTCTTAATCGTAGCCAATAACAGTTCAAGTTCACATAAGCTTTACTACAAATATATCCCAGACAATATTCCTGTTATAACCACAATAGGCTCTGTAGGTCTTATAGAAAACTCTCCTTTTCCTTTGTTTTCTATATACGAAACAAGTTATTCCCGAGCATTAATTCTTCTGAAATTAATAAATTCAGAAAATCCAGATATTACCGTTTTCCTTTATGAAAACCCAGATACATATACCAAAGAAGTCTGGAATTTTATACAAAAAGGAATACCTGAAAGCAAAGTAAAATCTATAAACTGGAAAAATATATCAAACCTTTACCCCCAGATAGAAAACAAGAAAATTATTTTTGTAATAGGAGAAAGCTCAACCCAGACACAACTGGAGCTTTTTAAAAAATTAACTTCAAAGTATAAAAGCAACCACTACAGCATCATTTTTATACGAAGTTTTTCCAGCTCAATAAATGCTGAAAATAAAATATATTCTGTTATGAATACTATACCATCAGCATTTCTGGATATACCGGATAGAGAGATTAAAAGAAATACCCTTTTATTTTGTAAAAAGAAGCAAAAAAGACTTTCTTACAATGAGTGTCTGAATGTCTATTCTTATAATTTTGACCTTGGATACGAACAAACATTGGTTTCTTTAAGAGATGTAAATGTTGAAGAAAAGTCCATTGCAGATATTCGCAAAAATATATTTAAAAATCTAAAAAGAACCAATATAGAAAACCCTTATTACAATATTTTTGTGTTTGGTTTTAAAAAAATTTCCCCGTTCTCAAAAAATGGATATATAAATCAGATGCTTAATACTGGTATTTATCCACGGTTTGTGGCAAGGTTAGACAAAAAAGTGGTAAGACTTTCCGATTATCAATTTATATCAGGGGAAATTCCGGTTGTTTATCTATCAATGGATATAAAAAAGATATACATAGAAGATATTTCTGCTTCTTCAGCCTATGTAGAAGGATATATAAGTATAATTTCTGTTATTGATATCTTTCCTGAAGAAGACTTCAAGATAGATTACATAAACCAGGAAAAAGGTAAAATAAATATCTCCCTTATTAAAGATGATGGCAAGATTAAAATTTATAAATTTGATGGACACTTTAAAATAAATAGTAAAGGAGAATTATATAACTTTCCCTTTGATACCCATATATTAGAAATTAAAATTTCACCTGCAAATTTTTTTGAGAAACCTTTTTATATTCAACCATTTTTCAAAACAGATATTGATAAGGTATCTATAAATAGCGTATGGAGTATAATTGAAGCCGCCCCTTCTTTTTCCCTTAATTATGCAAATGTTGAATACCTATCCCGTATATTTAATTCAGAAAGAGATTTTAATTCAGTAAGCGTTATTCCAACCGTTTCCTTTGCTTTCGTTCTTGAGAGAAAAGGAGGAGCAGATATTCTAATAAAGTATGTTCTTCCTTCTTTAATATTATTTATTATTGCTTTGCTGTCCTCATTTTTAATCTTTAACAGGAATATAGATGCAAAAGTAGATATCCTCGTTAACATGATTATAGCTAT of Persephonella sp. IF05-L8 contains these proteins:
- a CDS encoding 7-cyano-7-deazaguanine synthase → MLFSGGTESTLLMNKLLQENNDIFAIYIRFGFEWEEAELNHASKIIEYYKKYHTDRSIKFQVIDARNVVPVRSLGKVKSIKDNIIPLRNLNLITIATNVLVYHNIYTLSLGAVYIPGYPDLSEEYFKLLEEVINKGLLENKFKIELPFFYLSKDEILKKYSSGAPIDLIFSCANPVNGKMCGECYKCVSLKEAKKKVNIYEKK